The Clupea harengus chromosome 6, Ch_v2.0.2, whole genome shotgun sequence genome contains a region encoding:
- the tlr1 gene encoding toll-like receptor 1, producing the protein MGVMDSIIWVMPVLLGCLPCSLSSDMSTTIVYLSSQNLSSVPDWLSPSTEALDLSCNHIQALGEEDFHQTSRLWFLNLSYNAIERIDQEVFRSTQYLELLDLSHNKLHSLLDQRYLLMTPNLWYLDLSFNEFVNMTLGVEFSNLGKLEDLGLSAGVIQDEDFVNIQRLHLNSLTLYVSVGTSYEGGSLTNVDSKKIIISTKFDCDLAILEDALTSFSEVEIVGITGERLGRVASQRKTIRATHLDLASTTTTWKHFTSAINILLSSSVKHLSFTGLTFNNMEVGSKVSLLSNMESLSVRQAIVTVFIFSQQMLYDFIINTPVRNLTVAQSPIIHMTCPETRSPIHMLDLSDCALSEKVFSRGGGSESVIECDTLVSLEILLLKGNNLQDLQQLSSRVQLMDSLGYLDLSQNKLTYQGEQGDCVWSSNIVHLNLSSNSFDSSVFHCLPKTVIELDLQNNDITVMKTDILKLESLEILDLTNNRFHDIPDCTAFPNLQRLLVRGNSLQSPSLDFLRTCPKLQDLDASHNSFICTCSLRGFASVTGETMAAQIRLLHWPRSYHCSYPEAWKGTLLKDFSLPAISCSTGLLATTILVPAVALVIAVAVLCRQLDAPWYMGMICQWAHTKHRGRVNRDRPEDLQGVIFHAFVSYSQRNSEWVKGQLIPKLEGGDAGAARHGLRVCHHERDFTPGRPIVENILQCVEKSRRCIFVLSLDFVQSQWCHYELCFANHQRVARGFDSVMLILLEPLPLYLIPSKYYQLRNMMSRRTYLEWPQERAKQVLFWANLRAVLQANLPTEPPWRDG; encoded by the coding sequence ATGGGCGTGATGGACTCCATCATATGGGTCATGCCCGTCCTCTTAGGATGCCTACCCTGTTCACTCAGCTCGGACATGAGCACCACCATTGTGTATTTGTCCTCACAGAACCTGTCTTCTGTACCTGATTGGCTTTCCCCATCCACAGAGGCCTTGGACCTCTCATGCAATCACATTCAAGCTCTGGGCGAAGAGGATTTCCATCAAACATCCAGGTTATGGTTCCTCAACCTTTCCTACAATGCGATAGAGAGAATTGATCAGGAGGTTTTTCGCTCTACCCAGTACCTAGAACTTTTGGATCTGTCCCATAACAAGCTCCACAGCCTTTTAGATCAGAGATACCTACTGATGACTCCAAACCTATGGTATTTGGATCTGAGTTTCAATGAATTTGTTAATATGACCCTTGGAGTTGAATTTTCAAATCTTGGAAAGTTGGAAGATTTGGGATTAAGTGCAGGAGTGATACAGGATGAAGACTTCGTAAATATACAGAGACTTCACCTAAACAGTTTGACCCTGTATGTGTCAGTCGGCACCAGCTACGAAGGTGGGAGCCTCACAAATGTAGATTCCAAAAAAATAATTATCTCAACAAAGTTTGATTGTGACCTTGCTATTTTGGAAGATGCCCTCACATCTTTCTCAGAGGTAGAAATTGTTGGTATAACGGGGGAAAGACTAGGTAGAGTGGCAAGCCAACGCAAAACAATAAGGGCCACCCACCTGGATTTAGCAAGCACAACAACCACCTGGAAGCATTTCACGAGTGCCATTAATAttctactctcctcctctgtgaaaCATCTCAGTTTCACTGGGCTAACATTCAACAACATGGAGGTGGGTAGCAAAGTGAGCCTCTTGTCAAATATGGAATCTTTGAGTGTGAGACAAGCGATTGTGACAGTGTTTATATTTTCGCAGCAAATGCTGTATGATTTCATAATCAACACACCTGTCCGAAACCTCACCGTCGCACAGTCGCCAATCATCCACATGACCTGTCCAGAAACACGCTCCCCCATTCACATGCTGGATCTCTCTGATTGCGCGCTGTCTGAGAAGGTCTTCTCTCGGGGCGGAGGAAGTGAGAGTGTGATCGAGTGTGACACTCTAGTAAGTTTGGAGATCTTGTTGCTGAAGGGGAACAACCTCCAGGATTTGCAGCAGCTTAGTAGCAGAGTTCAGCTCATGGATTCCCTGGGGTACCTGGATTTAAGCCAGAACAAACTGACATATCAAGGTGAGcagggtgattgtgtgtggtcTTCAAATATTGTACATTTGAATTTGTCTTCAAACAGCTTTGACAGTTCAGTTTTTCACTGCTTACCCAAGACCGTAATCGAGTTGGACCTCCAAAATAATGATATTACTGTTATGAAAACAGACATTTTGAAACTTGAGTCACTTGAAATTTTGGATCTGACCAACAACAGATTTCACGATATCCCAGACTGCACTGCTTTTCCAAATCTGCAGAGATTACTGGTCAGAGGAAACTCCCTCCAGTCTCCTTCTCTAGACTTTCTGAGGACTTGCCCCAAGCTACAGGATCTAGATGCCAGTCATAACAGCTTCATCTGCACTTGTTCCTTGCGAGGGTTCGCATCTGTAACAGGAGAGACAATGGCAGCACAGATCAGACTGCTACACTGGCCGAGAAGTTATCACTGCAGCTACCCAGAGGCTTGGAAGGGAACTCTCCTGAAAGACTTCAGCCTTCCAGCGATTTCCTGTAGCACAGGTCTTCTTGCAACCACCATTTTGGTGCCAGCGGTCGCCCTAGTCATCGCAGTAGCAGTACTTTGTCGACAACTGGATGCTCCATGGTACATGGGTATGATCTGCCAATGGGCCCACACAAAACATAGAGGAAGGGTGAATCGGGACAGACCAGAGGACCTGCAGGGGGTGATCTTTCATGCCTTTGTTTCCTACAGCCAACGGAATTCGGAGTGGGTCAAAGGCCAGCTCATCCCGAAACTGGAGGGCGGGGATGCAGGCGCCGCCCGTCACGGTCTCCGCGTGTGTCACCACGAACGAGACTTCACACCTGGGAGGCCGATCGTGGAGAACATCCTGCAGTGCGTGGAGAAGAGCCGGCGCTGCATTTTCGTCCTTTCCCTGGACTTCGTGCAGAGCCAGTGGTGTCACTACGAACTGTGCTTTGCCAACCACCAGCGTGTGGCCAGGGGATTTGACAGTGTGATGCTGATTCTTCTGGAGCCTCTGCCTCTTTACCTCATCCCTTCCAAGTACTACCAGCTCAGAAACATGATGTCCAGGCGCACCTACTTAGAGTGGCCACAGGAGAGGGCAAAGCAGGTGCTGTTCTGGGCCAACCTCCGGGCAGTCCTGCAGGCCAACCTGCCCACTGAGCCTCCCTGGAGAGATGGGTGA